The Myxococcota bacterium DNA window GTCCCCGAGCGGTCGCCGTAGGGCTGGTCGGCCACGGGCCGGACCTCGGTGGCGCCCGCGGCGAGCGCGCGCCGGGTCAGCGCGTCGACGTTCTTCACGTACAAGTGCACGCTGACCGGGCTGCCGCCGAGCGTCTGGGGGCTGAACACGCCGCCCTCCGGCCACTCGTCGGAGAGCATGATCGTGGCGCCCTCGATCTCGATGTCGGCGTGACCCAGCCGCCCGCTCTTGTCCACGATGCGCAGCGTCTCGATCGCGCCGAAGGCTGCCGTGTAGAAGTCCAGCGCCGCGAGCCCGCCCTTCACGCACAGGTAGGGCGTGGCCTTGGACGCGCCCGGGGCTGCCGCGGCCGCCGGCTTCGGCCGGGCCTTCGCGGCGCGCTTCGGGGCGCGCCGAGCGGGCTTGCTGGCCGCCTTCTTCACGGGTTTACGAGCGGTCGACTTCGCCTTCGCGCGCTTCTTCTTGCTGGCCATGGCGAAATCCTAGCCCGCCCCCGCGAATCGCTGGCAGCAAAATGCCCTGGCGGGTAGACTGCGCCCCCTGTCACGCCCCTCGGTCCTGGGCGCGACCCGACGGTCGCATGGGCACCCTGCCCAAGCTCCGGGGCCACAACC harbors:
- a CDS encoding VOC family protein; this translates as MASKKKRAKAKSTARKPVKKAASKPARRAPKRAAKARPKPAAAAAPGASKATPYLCVKGGLAALDFYTAAFGAIETLRIVDKSGRLGHADIEIEGATIMLSDEWPEGGVFSPQTLGGSPVSVHLYVKNVDALTRRALAAGATEVRPVADQPYGDRSGTIRDPFGHRWMLSTKQEDVSKDEMERRFGGAFLVS